A stretch of Triticum aestivum cultivar Chinese Spring chromosome 1D, IWGSC CS RefSeq v2.1, whole genome shotgun sequence DNA encodes these proteins:
- the LOC123181188 gene encoding pentatricopeptide repeat-containing protein At1g55630 → MIRGARAPPLRVARLFWPSRRLCGDDSRTGVEVPGTGLQDDGCIHERAGEAGLDPATVTPEVLLRMPPPPPLPGQPESGDDDAENLSSGSGSRRRPREELRLADRILKVLLQDGPGFSARKALDEMNLKVTNELVRQVMFKFVVSVDSVNRERYPRLAYKFFVWAGQQDGYRHNTSMYNLVMKVFAECGEVKAMWRLLEEMTEIGLPVSARTFHILICTCGQAGLRRRLVERFIKSSSFNYRPFRSSFNAILHTLLTIKQYSLIEWVHQKMVTEGHTPDVLTYNVVMRAKYLLGKLDQFHRLLDEMGKNGLTPDLHTYNLLLHVLGKGDKPLAALNLLNYMSDVGCVPSVLHFTNLIDGLSRAGNLEACRYFFDEMVKKGCEPDAVCYTVMITGYVAAAEFEEAQKLFDDMLVRGKLPNVYTYNSMIRGLCIVVL, encoded by the exons ATGATACGGGGCGCTCGCGCACCTCCCCTCCGAGTAGCTCGGCTGTTCTGGCCTTCCCGCCGCCTATGCGGCGACGATTCAAGAACCGGTGTCGAGGTGCCCGGCACTGGGCTGCAGGATGATGGCTGCATTCATGAGAGAGCGGGCGAGGCGGGCCTAGATCCGGCGACCGTTACGCCCGAAGTGCTCCTCCGaatgccgccgcccccgcccctgcccGGCCAGCCGGAGAGCGGCGACGATGACGCCGAAAATTTGTCCTCTGGTTCCGGTTCCAGGCGGAGGCCCCGTGAGGAATTGAGGCTGGCAGATAGGATTCTCAAGGTCCTGCTGCAGGATGGCCCGGGGTTCAGCGCCCGCAAGGCGCTCGACGAAATGAACCTGAAGGTGACCAACGAGCTGGTCAGACAGGTGATGTTCAAGTTTGTTGTGTCTGTTGATAGTGTCAACCGCGAGAGGTACCCGAGGCTGGCATACAAGTTCTTCGTGTGGGCAGGGCAGCAGGATGGGTACCGCCATAACACGAGCATGTACAACCTCGTTATGAAGGTCTTTGCCGAGTGCGGGGAGGTTAAGGCGATGTGGCGGCTGCTTGAGGAGATGACGGAGATTGGGCTGCCTGTCTCTGCTCGTACATTCCACATTTTGATATGCACATGTGGGCAGGCTGGGTTGAGGCGGAGGCTGGTGGAAAGGTTCATCAAGTCAAGTAGTTTCAACTACCGCCCGTTCAGGAGTTCGTTCAATGCGATATTGCACACACTCCTGACAATAAAACAGTACTCTTTGATCGAATGGGTTCACCAGAAAATGGTAACAGAGGGCCACACTCCTGATGTATTGACATACAACGTGGTCATGCGTGCAAAGTATTTGCTCGGAAAATTGGATCAGTTCCATAGATTGCTTGATGAGATGGGAAAGAACGGGCTTACACCTGACCTTCATACTTACAatctcttgcttcatgtgcttggtaaAGGAGACAAACCGCTTGCAGCTCTCAATTTACTCAACTATATGAGTGATGTTGGTTGTGTGCCGAGTGTGCTCCATTTCACAAACTTGATAGATGGTCTTAGCCGTGCTGGTAACCTAGAAGCTTGCAGGTATTTCTTTGACGAGATGGTGAAGAAAGGGTGTGAACCGGATGCTGTCTGCTACACTGTTATGATTACAGGCTATGTGGCAGCCgcagaatttgaggaagcccaGAAGTTGTTTGATGATATGTTGGTGAGAGGGAAGCTTCCGAATGTGTACACATACAATTCAATGATACGCGGGCTTTGCATAGTAG TACTTTAG
- the LOC123181183 gene encoding valine--tRNA ligase, mitochondrial 1 isoform X1, translating into MEEPLDEKDLERKLKKEQKAKEEEEKKLKAKQKEEARLQVQSASDGANKSEKKQKKKGATNENPEDFIDPYTPTGQKKLVASQMAKQYSPPAVEKSWYPWWESSQYFVADATSSKPPFVIVLPPPNVTGALHIGHAIAVAIEDAMIRWRRMSGYNALWIPGMDHAGIATQVVVEKKIMRERKLSRHDLGRDKFLSEVHNWKDQYGGTISRQLRTLGASLDWSHECFTMDEQRSEAVTEAFVRLYKEGLIYRDIRLVNWDCTLRTAISDIEVDRVDLKAETLLEVPGYSNPVQFGVLTSFAYPLEEGLGEIIVATTRIETMLGDTAIAVHSQDERYKHLHGKYAVHPFNGRKLEIICADDLVKATFGTGAVKITPAHDSKDFNVGKQHNLDFINIFTDDGNINENGGPQFEGMPRFTARAAVIDALKEKGLYRGMENNEIELGRCSRTNDIVEPMIKPQWFVNCNTMAKAALHAVKSKEIEIIPPQYEQDWYRWLENIRDWCISRQLWWGHRVPAWYVTLEDDKEKDMGSYIDHWIIARNKSDAVLEAKQRYPEKKYQLDQDPDVLDTWFSAGLFPLTVLGWPDNTADLSTFYPTSVLETGLDILFFWVARMVMMGMLLHGDVPFRKIYLHPIIRDAHGRKMSKSLGNVIDPIDVINGITLEGLQKKLEQGNLDQGELEKAKEGQKKDFPDGIPECGTDALRFALISYTSQVMLIASFSHFSDYYYCKPLLVLKFLIFYQSDKINLDIKRVHGYRQWCNKLWNAIRFAMIKLGDQYTPPATLAVHTMPPICKWILSVLSKAVGKTVSSLEAYKFSDATSSIYFWWQYQLCDVFIEAIKPYFNGSEEFESARGASRDTLWACLDTGLRLLHPFMPYITEELWQRLPQPKEACRKDSIMISEYPSAVQEWANDKVENEMEIVLDAVSKLRSLRPPTDIQLRSPSFVLCRNLEIAATVWCYQAQIATLASVSSLKILTEDDPTPPDCATNIVNKDLAVYLQLRGALDTEAEHEKLRKKREEVQKQYDTLSQKMSASGYREKAPQSKQDDDMKKLATLLEELEIISEAESKLDAKN; encoded by the exons ATGGAGGAG CCGCTCGATGagaaggatttggaaaggaagctgAAGAAAGAACAGAAG gcgaaagaggaggaggagaagaagctcaaggcaAAGCAGAAAGAGGAGGCCAGACTACAG GTCCAATCAGCATCTGATGGAGCTAACAAGAgtgagaagaagcaaaagaagaaaggcGCCACCAATGAGAATCCTGAGGATTTCATTGATCCATATACTCCCACTGGACAGAAGAAACTGGTTGCTTCTCAAATGGCCAAACAGTACAGCCCGCCCGCTGTTGAGAAATC ATGGTATCCTTGGTGGGAGTCATCACAGTATTTTGTAGCAGATGCCACAAGCTCAAAGCCACCGTTTGTAATA GTCCTGCCACCCCCAAATGTGACAGGAGCCCTTCACATAGGCCATGCAATTGCAGTGGCCATTGAG GATGCTATGATCCGCTGGCGGAGGATGTCAGGCTACAATGCTTTGTGGATTCCTGGAATGGATCATGCTGGCATAGCTACACAG GTCGTCGTGGAAAAGAAGATCATGCGTGAGAGGAAGCTGTCAAGGCATGATCTAGGGCGTGATAAATTTCTATCTGAG GTCCACAACTGGAAAGATCAGTATGGTGGCACCATATCGAGACAATTGCGTACGCTTGGAGCCTCGCTTGACTGGTCGCACGAA TGTTTTACAATGGACGAGCAGAGATCAGAAGCTGTAACAGAAGCGTTTGTTAGGCTATACAAGGAAGGTTTGATATATAG GGATATTCGTCTCGTGAACTGGGATTGCACGCTCCGTACAGCAATTTCTGATATCGAG GTTGACCGTGTTGATCTCAAGGCAGAGACTTTGTTAGAGGTCCCTGGTTATAGCAACCCAGTTCAGTTTGGTGTTTTGACATCTTTTGCCTATCCTCTAGAAGAAGGATTGGGTGAAATTATCGTTGCCACAACTAGGATAGAAACTATGCTCGGTGATACCGCTATAGCTGTTCATTCTCAGGATGAAAGATATAAGCATCTGCATGGAAAATATGCCGTCCATCCGTTTAATGGCCGAAAACTAGAAATAATTTGCGCCGATGACTTAGTGAAAGCCACTTTTGGTACTGGCGCTGTCAAG ATCACACCAGCTCATGATAGCAAGGACTTCAATGTTGGGAAACAGCATAACCTGGACTTTATCAATATTTTCACTGATGACGGGAACATAAATGAAAATGGAGGTCCACAATTTGAAGGAATGCCACGTTTCACCGCTCGAGCTGCTGTTATTGATGCGCTAAAGGAAAAG GGTCTATACAGAGGCATGGAAAATAATGAGATCGAATTAGGTCGTTGTTCAAGAACTAATGATATCGTGGAGCCAATGATCAAGCCCCAATGGTTTGTTAATTGTAACACCATGGCAAAGGCAGCTCTTCATGCTGTGAAATCCAAAGAGATAGAGATCATTCCACCACAATATGAGCAAGACTGGTACAG GTGGCTTGAAAACATACGCGATTGGTGTATTTCAAGACAACTTTGGTGGGGACACCGTGTACCTGCTTGGTATGTGACATTAGAAGATGACAAAGAGAAAGACATGGGTTCATACATTGACCACTGGATAATCGCAAGAAATAAAAGTGATGCAGTACTGGAGGCAAAACAGAGGTACCCAGAGAAGAAATATCAGTTGGATCAAGATCCTGATGTGTTGGACACATGGTTTTCAGCTGGTCTTTTCCCCCTAACTGTACTTGGTTGGCCGGATAATACAGCTGATCTTAGTACTTTCTACCCTACTTCTGTTCTTGAAACTGGATTGGACATCCTCTTCTTTTGGGTAGCAAGGATGGTGATGATGGGAATGCTACTCCACGGTGATGTGCCATTTCGAAAG ATTTACTTGCATCCAATTATTCGTGATGCACATGGCCGCAAAATGTCCAAGTCACTAGGAAATGTCATTGATCCCATTGATGTAATAAATGGTATAACACTGGAAGGTCTTCAGAAAAAGTTGGAACAGGGCAATCTGGACCAAGGCGAGTTGGAAAAGGCAAAAGAAGGTCAAAAGAAGGATTTCCCTGATGGTATTCCTGAGTGTGGTACTGATGCCCTTCGTTTTGCTCTGATCTCCTACACTTCTCAGGTTATGCTTATCGCCAGTTTTTCCCATTTCTCTGATTATTATTATTGCAAACCTCTACTAGTACTAAAATTTCTCATTTTTTACCAGTCCGACAAGATAAACCTGGATATCAAGCGAGTGCATGGGTACAGACAATGGTGCAATAAACTGTGGAACGCCATTCGTTTTGCGATGATTAAGCTTGGAGATCAGTACACTCCACCAGCAACTCTCGCGGTGCATACTATGCCGCCCATCTGCAAATGGATACTCTCAGTACTTAGTAAGGCTGTTGGCAAGACCGTGTCATCATTAGAAGCATATAAATTCTCCGACGCGACATCCTCTATATACTTTTGGTGGCAATACCAGCTTTGTGATGTCTTTATAGAAGCAATTAAACCTTACTTCAATGGATCTGAAGAGTTCGAATCTGCAAGAGGTGCTTCTAGAGATACACTATGGGCATGCCTGGACACTGGTTTGCGTCTGCTCCATCCATTCATGCCTTACATAACAGAAGAGCTTTGGCAGCGCCTTCCTCAGCCTAAGGAGGCTTGTAGGAAAGATTCCATTATGATATCAGAATACCCCTCAGCTGTACAG GAATGGGCAAACGATAAAGTTGAGAATGAAATGGAGATTGTATTAGATGCTGTGAGTAAGCTGAGATCTCTCCGGCCACCAACAGATATACAGTTAAG GAGCCCATCTTTTGTGCTCTGCCGAAACCTAGAGATTGCAGCCACTGTTTGGTGCTACCAGGCTCAAATTGCAACGCTTGCTTCTGTATCATCTCTTAAG ATCCTGACAGAGGATGATCCAACCCCACCCGATTGTGCCACAAATATTGTAAACAAAGATCTAGCCGTGTATCTCCAGCTCCGAGGGGCTCTCGACACGGAAGCTGAACATGAGAAGCTTAGGAAGAAGAGAGAGGAAGTTCAAAA GCAATATGATACCTTGTCACAGAAAATGAGTGCATCAGGCTACCGTGAGAAGGCCCCACAGAGCAAGCAGGATGATGACATGAAAAAACTTGCTACTCTGTTGGAGGAGCTGGAGATCATCAGCGAAGCTGAGAGTAAACTGGATGCAAAAAACTGA
- the LOC123181189 gene encoding heavy metal-associated isoprenylated plant protein 39, translating into MAAQKVVLRVPTMTDDKAKQKAIEAVADIYGIDSIVADLKDNKMIIIGEMDTVAIAKKLKKVGKIDIVSVGPAKEEKKEEKKEEKKEEKKEEKKEEKKEEKKEEKK; encoded by the exons ATGGCGGCCCAG AAGGTGGTGCTCAGGGTCCCGACCATGACCGACGACAAGGCCAAGCAGAAGGCCATCGAAGCGGTCGCGGATATCTACG GCATTGATTCCATAGTTGCGGATCTGAAGGACAATAAGATGATCATCATAGGCGAGATGGACACTGTGGCAATCGCAAAGAAATTAAAGAAGGTTGGGAAGATTGACATTGTGTCCGTTGGACCtgcaaaggaagaaaagaaagaagagaagaaagaagaaaagaaagaggagaaaaaagaggaaaagaaagaagagaagaaagaggagaagaaagaagagaaaaaatga
- the LOC123181183 gene encoding valine--tRNA ligase, mitochondrial 1 isoform X3 → MDEQRSEAVTEAFVRLYKEGLIYRDIRLVNWDCTLRTAISDIEVDRVDLKAETLLEVPGYSNPVQFGVLTSFAYPLEEGLGEIIVATTRIETMLGDTAIAVHSQDERYKHLHGKYAVHPFNGRKLEIICADDLVKATFGTGAVKITPAHDSKDFNVGKQHNLDFINIFTDDGNINENGGPQFEGMPRFTARAAVIDALKEKGLYRGMENNEIELGRCSRTNDIVEPMIKPQWFVNCNTMAKAALHAVKSKEIEIIPPQYEQDWYRWLENIRDWCISRQLWWGHRVPAWYVTLEDDKEKDMGSYIDHWIIARNKSDAVLEAKQRYPEKKYQLDQDPDVLDTWFSAGLFPLTVLGWPDNTADLSTFYPTSVLETGLDILFFWVARMVMMGMLLHGDVPFRKIYLHPIIRDAHGRKMSKSLGNVIDPIDVINGITLEGLQKKLEQGNLDQGELEKAKEGQKKDFPDGIPECGTDALRFALISYTSQVMLIASFSHFSDYYYCKPLLVLKFLIFYQSDKINLDIKRVHGYRQWCNKLWNAIRFAMIKLGDQYTPPATLAVHTMPPICKWILSVLSKAVGKTVSSLEAYKFSDATSSIYFWWQYQLCDVFIEAIKPYFNGSEEFESARGASRDTLWACLDTGLRLLHPFMPYITEELWQRLPQPKEACRKDSIMISEYPSAVQEWANDKVENEMEIVLDAVSKLRSLRPPTDIQLRSPSFVLCRNLEIAATVWCYQAQIATLASVSSLKILTEDDPTPPDCATNIVNKDLAVYLQLRGALDTEAEHEKLRKKREEVQKQYDTLSQKMSASGYREKAPQSKQDDDMKKLATLLEELEIISEAESKLDAKN, encoded by the exons ATGGACGAGCAGAGATCAGAAGCTGTAACAGAAGCGTTTGTTAGGCTATACAAGGAAGGTTTGATATATAG GGATATTCGTCTCGTGAACTGGGATTGCACGCTCCGTACAGCAATTTCTGATATCGAG GTTGACCGTGTTGATCTCAAGGCAGAGACTTTGTTAGAGGTCCCTGGTTATAGCAACCCAGTTCAGTTTGGTGTTTTGACATCTTTTGCCTATCCTCTAGAAGAAGGATTGGGTGAAATTATCGTTGCCACAACTAGGATAGAAACTATGCTCGGTGATACCGCTATAGCTGTTCATTCTCAGGATGAAAGATATAAGCATCTGCATGGAAAATATGCCGTCCATCCGTTTAATGGCCGAAAACTAGAAATAATTTGCGCCGATGACTTAGTGAAAGCCACTTTTGGTACTGGCGCTGTCAAG ATCACACCAGCTCATGATAGCAAGGACTTCAATGTTGGGAAACAGCATAACCTGGACTTTATCAATATTTTCACTGATGACGGGAACATAAATGAAAATGGAGGTCCACAATTTGAAGGAATGCCACGTTTCACCGCTCGAGCTGCTGTTATTGATGCGCTAAAGGAAAAG GGTCTATACAGAGGCATGGAAAATAATGAGATCGAATTAGGTCGTTGTTCAAGAACTAATGATATCGTGGAGCCAATGATCAAGCCCCAATGGTTTGTTAATTGTAACACCATGGCAAAGGCAGCTCTTCATGCTGTGAAATCCAAAGAGATAGAGATCATTCCACCACAATATGAGCAAGACTGGTACAG GTGGCTTGAAAACATACGCGATTGGTGTATTTCAAGACAACTTTGGTGGGGACACCGTGTACCTGCTTGGTATGTGACATTAGAAGATGACAAAGAGAAAGACATGGGTTCATACATTGACCACTGGATAATCGCAAGAAATAAAAGTGATGCAGTACTGGAGGCAAAACAGAGGTACCCAGAGAAGAAATATCAGTTGGATCAAGATCCTGATGTGTTGGACACATGGTTTTCAGCTGGTCTTTTCCCCCTAACTGTACTTGGTTGGCCGGATAATACAGCTGATCTTAGTACTTTCTACCCTACTTCTGTTCTTGAAACTGGATTGGACATCCTCTTCTTTTGGGTAGCAAGGATGGTGATGATGGGAATGCTACTCCACGGTGATGTGCCATTTCGAAAG ATTTACTTGCATCCAATTATTCGTGATGCACATGGCCGCAAAATGTCCAAGTCACTAGGAAATGTCATTGATCCCATTGATGTAATAAATGGTATAACACTGGAAGGTCTTCAGAAAAAGTTGGAACAGGGCAATCTGGACCAAGGCGAGTTGGAAAAGGCAAAAGAAGGTCAAAAGAAGGATTTCCCTGATGGTATTCCTGAGTGTGGTACTGATGCCCTTCGTTTTGCTCTGATCTCCTACACTTCTCAGGTTATGCTTATCGCCAGTTTTTCCCATTTCTCTGATTATTATTATTGCAAACCTCTACTAGTACTAAAATTTCTCATTTTTTACCAGTCCGACAAGATAAACCTGGATATCAAGCGAGTGCATGGGTACAGACAATGGTGCAATAAACTGTGGAACGCCATTCGTTTTGCGATGATTAAGCTTGGAGATCAGTACACTCCACCAGCAACTCTCGCGGTGCATACTATGCCGCCCATCTGCAAATGGATACTCTCAGTACTTAGTAAGGCTGTTGGCAAGACCGTGTCATCATTAGAAGCATATAAATTCTCCGACGCGACATCCTCTATATACTTTTGGTGGCAATACCAGCTTTGTGATGTCTTTATAGAAGCAATTAAACCTTACTTCAATGGATCTGAAGAGTTCGAATCTGCAAGAGGTGCTTCTAGAGATACACTATGGGCATGCCTGGACACTGGTTTGCGTCTGCTCCATCCATTCATGCCTTACATAACAGAAGAGCTTTGGCAGCGCCTTCCTCAGCCTAAGGAGGCTTGTAGGAAAGATTCCATTATGATATCAGAATACCCCTCAGCTGTACAG GAATGGGCAAACGATAAAGTTGAGAATGAAATGGAGATTGTATTAGATGCTGTGAGTAAGCTGAGATCTCTCCGGCCACCAACAGATATACAGTTAAG GAGCCCATCTTTTGTGCTCTGCCGAAACCTAGAGATTGCAGCCACTGTTTGGTGCTACCAGGCTCAAATTGCAACGCTTGCTTCTGTATCATCTCTTAAG ATCCTGACAGAGGATGATCCAACCCCACCCGATTGTGCCACAAATATTGTAAACAAAGATCTAGCCGTGTATCTCCAGCTCCGAGGGGCTCTCGACACGGAAGCTGAACATGAGAAGCTTAGGAAGAAGAGAGAGGAAGTTCAAAA GCAATATGATACCTTGTCACAGAAAATGAGTGCATCAGGCTACCGTGAGAAGGCCCCACAGAGCAAGCAGGATGATGACATGAAAAAACTTGCTACTCTGTTGGAGGAGCTGGAGATCATCAGCGAAGCTGAGAGTAAACTGGATGCAAAAAACTGA
- the LOC123181183 gene encoding valine--tRNA ligase, mitochondrial 1 isoform X2 encodes MEEPLDEKDLERKLKKEQKAKEEEEKKLKAKQKEEARLQVQSASDGANKSEKKQKKKGATNENPEDFIDPYTPTGQKKLVASQMAKQYSPPAVEKSWYPWWESSQYFVADATSSKPPFVIVLPPPNVTGALHIGHAIAVAIEDAMIRWRRMSGYNALWIPGMDHAGIATQVVVEKKIMRERKLSRHDLGRDKFLSEVHNWKDQYGGTISRQLRTLGASLDWSHECFTMDEQRSEAVTEAFVRLYKEGLIYRDIRLVNWDCTLRTAISDIEVDRVDLKAETLLEVPGYSNPVQFGVLTSFAYPLEEGLGEIIVATTRIETMLGDTAIAVHSQDERYKHLHGKYAVHPFNGRKLEIICADDLVKATFGTGAVKITPAHDSKDFNVGKQHNLDFINIFTDDGNINENGGPQFEGMPRFTARAAVIDALKEKGLYRGMENNEIELGRCSRTNDIVEPMIKPQWFVNCNTMAKAALHAVKSKEIEIIPPQYEQDWYRWLENIRDWCISRQLWWGHRVPAWYVTLEDDKEKDMGSYIDHWIIARNKSDAVLEAKQRYPEKKYQLDQDPDVLDTWFSAGLFPLTVLGWPDNTADLSTFYPTSVLETGLDILFFWVARMVMMGMLLHGDVPFRKIYLHPIIRDAHGRKMSKSLGNVIDPIDVINGITLEGLQKKLEQGNLDQGELEKAKEGQKKDFPDGIPECGTDALRFALISYTSQSDKINLDIKRVHGYRQWCNKLWNAIRFAMIKLGDQYTPPATLAVHTMPPICKWILSVLSKAVGKTVSSLEAYKFSDATSSIYFWWQYQLCDVFIEAIKPYFNGSEEFESARGASRDTLWACLDTGLRLLHPFMPYITEELWQRLPQPKEACRKDSIMISEYPSAVQEWANDKVENEMEIVLDAVSKLRSLRPPTDIQLRSPSFVLCRNLEIAATVWCYQAQIATLASVSSLKILTEDDPTPPDCATNIVNKDLAVYLQLRGALDTEAEHEKLRKKREEVQKQYDTLSQKMSASGYREKAPQSKQDDDMKKLATLLEELEIISEAESKLDAKN; translated from the exons ATGGAGGAG CCGCTCGATGagaaggatttggaaaggaagctgAAGAAAGAACAGAAG gcgaaagaggaggaggagaagaagctcaaggcaAAGCAGAAAGAGGAGGCCAGACTACAG GTCCAATCAGCATCTGATGGAGCTAACAAGAgtgagaagaagcaaaagaagaaaggcGCCACCAATGAGAATCCTGAGGATTTCATTGATCCATATACTCCCACTGGACAGAAGAAACTGGTTGCTTCTCAAATGGCCAAACAGTACAGCCCGCCCGCTGTTGAGAAATC ATGGTATCCTTGGTGGGAGTCATCACAGTATTTTGTAGCAGATGCCACAAGCTCAAAGCCACCGTTTGTAATA GTCCTGCCACCCCCAAATGTGACAGGAGCCCTTCACATAGGCCATGCAATTGCAGTGGCCATTGAG GATGCTATGATCCGCTGGCGGAGGATGTCAGGCTACAATGCTTTGTGGATTCCTGGAATGGATCATGCTGGCATAGCTACACAG GTCGTCGTGGAAAAGAAGATCATGCGTGAGAGGAAGCTGTCAAGGCATGATCTAGGGCGTGATAAATTTCTATCTGAG GTCCACAACTGGAAAGATCAGTATGGTGGCACCATATCGAGACAATTGCGTACGCTTGGAGCCTCGCTTGACTGGTCGCACGAA TGTTTTACAATGGACGAGCAGAGATCAGAAGCTGTAACAGAAGCGTTTGTTAGGCTATACAAGGAAGGTTTGATATATAG GGATATTCGTCTCGTGAACTGGGATTGCACGCTCCGTACAGCAATTTCTGATATCGAG GTTGACCGTGTTGATCTCAAGGCAGAGACTTTGTTAGAGGTCCCTGGTTATAGCAACCCAGTTCAGTTTGGTGTTTTGACATCTTTTGCCTATCCTCTAGAAGAAGGATTGGGTGAAATTATCGTTGCCACAACTAGGATAGAAACTATGCTCGGTGATACCGCTATAGCTGTTCATTCTCAGGATGAAAGATATAAGCATCTGCATGGAAAATATGCCGTCCATCCGTTTAATGGCCGAAAACTAGAAATAATTTGCGCCGATGACTTAGTGAAAGCCACTTTTGGTACTGGCGCTGTCAAG ATCACACCAGCTCATGATAGCAAGGACTTCAATGTTGGGAAACAGCATAACCTGGACTTTATCAATATTTTCACTGATGACGGGAACATAAATGAAAATGGAGGTCCACAATTTGAAGGAATGCCACGTTTCACCGCTCGAGCTGCTGTTATTGATGCGCTAAAGGAAAAG GGTCTATACAGAGGCATGGAAAATAATGAGATCGAATTAGGTCGTTGTTCAAGAACTAATGATATCGTGGAGCCAATGATCAAGCCCCAATGGTTTGTTAATTGTAACACCATGGCAAAGGCAGCTCTTCATGCTGTGAAATCCAAAGAGATAGAGATCATTCCACCACAATATGAGCAAGACTGGTACAG GTGGCTTGAAAACATACGCGATTGGTGTATTTCAAGACAACTTTGGTGGGGACACCGTGTACCTGCTTGGTATGTGACATTAGAAGATGACAAAGAGAAAGACATGGGTTCATACATTGACCACTGGATAATCGCAAGAAATAAAAGTGATGCAGTACTGGAGGCAAAACAGAGGTACCCAGAGAAGAAATATCAGTTGGATCAAGATCCTGATGTGTTGGACACATGGTTTTCAGCTGGTCTTTTCCCCCTAACTGTACTTGGTTGGCCGGATAATACAGCTGATCTTAGTACTTTCTACCCTACTTCTGTTCTTGAAACTGGATTGGACATCCTCTTCTTTTGGGTAGCAAGGATGGTGATGATGGGAATGCTACTCCACGGTGATGTGCCATTTCGAAAG ATTTACTTGCATCCAATTATTCGTGATGCACATGGCCGCAAAATGTCCAAGTCACTAGGAAATGTCATTGATCCCATTGATGTAATAAATGGTATAACACTGGAAGGTCTTCAGAAAAAGTTGGAACAGGGCAATCTGGACCAAGGCGAGTTGGAAAAGGCAAAAGAAGGTCAAAAGAAGGATTTCCCTGATGGTATTCCTGAGTGTGGTACTGATGCCCTTCGTTTTGCTCTGATCTCCTACACTTCTCAG TCCGACAAGATAAACCTGGATATCAAGCGAGTGCATGGGTACAGACAATGGTGCAATAAACTGTGGAACGCCATTCGTTTTGCGATGATTAAGCTTGGAGATCAGTACACTCCACCAGCAACTCTCGCGGTGCATACTATGCCGCCCATCTGCAAATGGATACTCTCAGTACTTAGTAAGGCTGTTGGCAAGACCGTGTCATCATTAGAAGCATATAAATTCTCCGACGCGACATCCTCTATATACTTTTGGTGGCAATACCAGCTTTGTGATGTCTTTATAGAAGCAATTAAACCTTACTTCAATGGATCTGAAGAGTTCGAATCTGCAAGAGGTGCTTCTAGAGATACACTATGGGCATGCCTGGACACTGGTTTGCGTCTGCTCCATCCATTCATGCCTTACATAACAGAAGAGCTTTGGCAGCGCCTTCCTCAGCCTAAGGAGGCTTGTAGGAAAGATTCCATTATGATATCAGAATACCCCTCAGCTGTACAG GAATGGGCAAACGATAAAGTTGAGAATGAAATGGAGATTGTATTAGATGCTGTGAGTAAGCTGAGATCTCTCCGGCCACCAACAGATATACAGTTAAG GAGCCCATCTTTTGTGCTCTGCCGAAACCTAGAGATTGCAGCCACTGTTTGGTGCTACCAGGCTCAAATTGCAACGCTTGCTTCTGTATCATCTCTTAAG ATCCTGACAGAGGATGATCCAACCCCACCCGATTGTGCCACAAATATTGTAAACAAAGATCTAGCCGTGTATCTCCAGCTCCGAGGGGCTCTCGACACGGAAGCTGAACATGAGAAGCTTAGGAAGAAGAGAGAGGAAGTTCAAAA GCAATATGATACCTTGTCACAGAAAATGAGTGCATCAGGCTACCGTGAGAAGGCCCCACAGAGCAAGCAGGATGATGACATGAAAAAACTTGCTACTCTGTTGGAGGAGCTGGAGATCATCAGCGAAGCTGAGAGTAAACTGGATGCAAAAAACTGA